In Canis lupus familiaris isolate Mischka breed German Shepherd chromosome 9, alternate assembly UU_Cfam_GSD_1.0, whole genome shotgun sequence, a single window of DNA contains:
- the LOC102152706 gene encoding thymosin beta-4 encodes MSDKPDMAEIEKFDKSKLKKTETQEKNPLPSKETIEQEKQAGES; translated from the coding sequence ATGTCTGACAAACCCGATATGGCTGAGATTGAGAAATTCGATAAGTCGAAATTGAAGAAGACCGAAACGCAAGAGAAAAATCCACTGCCTTCGAAAGAAACGATTGAacaggagaagcaagcaggcGAATCGTAA